In Aegilops tauschii subsp. strangulata cultivar AL8/78 chromosome 3, Aet v6.0, whole genome shotgun sequence, one genomic interval encodes:
- the LOC141020971 gene encoding uncharacterized protein: MAASWEQQEEEGHAAPATKKARNVATGDKEPEFLGEPSPLSRPRRPGTWSLPSILLLTAVPPGRDDFMVVLQLVPVLTARLASAVCRPPFARLPPWKRRVNAVLNAVNRRTPFRTMEASLN, from the exons atggccgcCTCCTgggagcagcaggaggaggaggggcaTGCGGCGCCGGCGACTAAGAAGGCCAGGAACGTGGCCACCGGCGACAAGGAGCCCGAGTTCCTTGGCGAGCCGTCCCCGCTCAG CCGACCAAGAAGGCCAGGAACGTGGTCCCTTCCATCCATCCTCCTTCTCACGGCCGTTCCTCCTGGCCGGGATGATTTCATGGTCGTGTTGCAGTTGGTTCCAGTTCTGACCGCACGCCTCGCATCCGCCGTCTGTCGTCCACCGTTTGCTCGGTTGCCGCCATGGAAAA GAAGAGTGAACGCAGTCCTGAATGCAGTCAATAGGCGCACTCCATTTAGAACAATGGAAGCATCATTAAATTAA